Proteins from a genomic interval of Coccinella septempunctata chromosome 2, icCocSept1.1, whole genome shotgun sequence:
- the LOC123307630 gene encoding vanin-like protein 1: MKIFLCVALSCVLMYLVEAAIPTEMTVGVMEGAPLTTAAAQKTLIQTNAEKYMADLKKQLNTGEKYDIIVLPEYGLTGRNYDEKNAIEIDKDNSSSSPDLDYLNKLASPTMIVVANLLEKDDDDIYSTTVALDGSSKLLAKYRKININKTEDNLESADDVVSFVHPTLKNTIGLISGDDILYENPIRKLIENNATTIIYTSSMRSIAPFSVSLSLQAGFAKAEGVNLLVASLSDPKNGTSGSGIFTPCGAEASFINADGLSKALKAKISVTPKDCNAKTLRHGFRTTSLGTETPVQTLLTYDLNGFTTQIVNKSIQNQEVCDGSFCCKFSITAGTWIDSEHYRLAVGGDDQKICALMFCKDAADDIKNCGFIDSSAKATMTFDDISIGTTEDEDLFRPYILHSNLVPDGNIGKVTFSEISDAGTNFTATKVTDAIAVGIVSARSAANTLQILTTNVVILSVLLKYLL, encoded by the exons ATGAAGATTTTCCTGTGCGTAGCTTTGAGCTGCGTCCTAATGTATCTCGTTGAGGCTGCGATTCCGACAGAG atgACTGTTGGTGTGATGGAAGGTGCACCGCTTACAACAGCAGCTGCCCAAAAAACATTGATTCAAACCAACGCAGAAAAGTATATGGCGGATCTCAAAAAACAACTTAACACAGGTGAAAAA TATGACATTATTGTCCTCCCGGAATATGGACTTACCGGAAGAAACTATGACGAAAAGAATGCAATAGAAATAGATAAGGACAACTCCTCATCGAGTCCG GACTTGGATTATCTCAATAAACTAGCGAGCCCGACAATGATAGTAGTGGCCAATTTACTGGAAAAAGATGATGATGACATTTACAGTACCACAGTTGCTTTGGATGGAAGTTCCAAATTGCTGGCCAA ATACCGTAAGATCAATATCAACAAAACTGAAGATAACCTAGAATCTGCCGATGATGTTGTCTCTTTTGTTCACCCCACATTGAAGAACACAATTGGTTTAATATCTGGTGACGATATCCTCTACGAAAATCCAATCCGTAAACTTATAGAGAACAATGCAACCACTATCATTTACACCAGTTCTATGAGATCCATAGCACCATTCAGTGTTT CTCTGAGTCTGCAGGCTGGCTTTGCTAAGGCTGAAGGGGTTAATTTATTGGTGGCTAGTCTAAGTGATCCGAAGAATGGAACAAGTGGAAGTGGAATTTTCACACCTTGTGGAGCAGAAGCATCATTTATAAATGCAGACGGATTATCTAAAGCGCTTAAGGCAAAAATAAGTGTAACTCCTAAAGATTGTAATGCTAAAACTCTCAGACACGGTTTCCGTACTACTTCA CTTGGAACTGAGACACCTGTCCAAACACTACTCACCTACGATTTGAATGGCTTCACTACTCAGATTGTGAACAAAAGTATACAGAATCAAGAGGTATGCGATGGCAGTTTTTGTTGTAAATTCAGTATAACAGCCGGTACATGGATTGATAGCGAACATTACAG GTTGGCAGTAGGTGGAGACGATCAGAAAATCTGTGCATTGATGTTCTGCAAGGATGCTGCGGATGATATAAAAAATTGCGGATTTATTGATAGTTCAGCTAAAGCTACAATGACCTTCGACGATATATCAATTGGAACAACAGAGGATGAGGATTTGTTCAGGCCATATATCCTACATTCTAATTTGGTCCCTGACGGTAATATTGGAAAAGTAACTTTTTCAGAGATTTCTGATGCAGGTACCAATTTCACCGCCACTAAAGTAACTGACGCGATTGCTGTAGGAATAGTTTCCGCTAGATCAGCGGCAAATACGTTACAAATTTTAACCACGAATGTAGTCATTCTGTCagttttgttgaaatatttattgtga
- the LOC123308189 gene encoding uncharacterized protein LOC123308189 isoform X2 gives METPFFITEAKINTYSKKNRTVVLQIDLKKRIVPDTTKLNIWRCANIENPDTCEHYMKDFVVRDICEKINSGSEDQIWVNAFKHVTPEIKCPVEPAHYISQFQLEISESLLLRIVPFPSGFWKLRGSTYEEDEMVACADLTFKVNKKY, from the exons ATGGAAACCCCGTTCTTCATAACAGAGGCTAAAATCAACACctattcaaaaaagaatcgaACTGTTGTGCTCCAGATCGATCTAAAAAAGAGGATAGTTCCCGAT ACCACCAAACTGAACATCTGGAGATGTGCTAACATCGAAAACCCAGATACCTGTGAGCATTATATGAAGGACTTCGTTGTGAGAGACATATGTGAAAAAATCAATTCTGGAAGTGAGGATCAGATTTGGGTTAATGCTTTCAAGCATGTCACACCTGAAATCAAATGTCCCGTGGAACCA GCTCATTATATCAGCCAATTCCAGTTGGAAATAAGTGAGTCCCTTCTACTTCGAATAGTACCTTTTCCATCTGGCTTTTGGAAGCTGAGAGGATCCACTTACGAAGAAGATGAGATGGTTGCTTGTGCTGACCTGACTTTCAAAGTTAACAAGAAGTATTAA
- the LOC123308179 gene encoding uncharacterized protein LOC123308179, translating into MFLKWSILLIGLICVQKISGHGMMLEPPNRSSLWRFPQDFPGAIPNYNDNENFCGGMNVQWNTFGGKCGVCGDRYDKPHPQDNENTGKYGKMGIARTYKSGEIIDVQIRLTTNHLGYFQYSICVLENPSAPESGEDCFKPVTLEDGSEHYNVSSVEKTINNRVKLPDGLTCDRCVFRWHYNAGNNWGKCDDGTSKEGCGPQETFRSCADIRIEA; encoded by the exons ATGTTTCTCAAGTGGTCAATCTTGCTTATTGGTTTGATATGTGTCCAAAAAATTTCTGGACACGGTATGATGTTGGAACCTCCAAACAGGAGTTCCCTGTGGAGGTTCCCACAGGATTTCCCTGGAGCAATCCCGAACTATAATGATAATGAAAACTTCTGTGGCGGGATGAAC GTTCAATGGAACACCTTCGGTGGAAAATGTGGAGTTTGTGGTGATAGGTATGATAAACCTCACCCGCAAGATAATGAGAACACAGGAAAATACGGTAAAATGGGGATTGCCAGAACATACAAGTCTGGTGAAATTATAGACGTCCAGATACGTCTCACGACAAATCATTTGGGCTATTTCCAATACAG CATATGCGTACTGGAAAATCCGAGTGCCCCAGAGAGTGGAGAAGATTGCTTCAAACCAgtaactttggaagatggaagtGAGCATTATAATGTGTCTTCAGTAGAAAAAACGATAAATAACAGAGTGAAGCTACCTGATGGTTTAACTTGCGATCGATGTGTCTTCAGATGGCATTACAATGCAG GAAACAATTGGGGAAAATGCGATGATGGAACTTCAAAGGAAGGTTGTGGTCCACAAGAAACTTTCAGATCATGCGCTGACATCCGAATTGAGGCATAA
- the LOC123306375 gene encoding putative OPA3-like protein CG13603, giving the protein MVVGAFPVAKLGALLVKQISKPIANAIKEKAKTSPLFRKYVCLPPAQFYNWCELKAKMWVLNLGKPVSLPVYNEEMAIELGANLLGEGIIFLIAAGLLVAEYNRSARKEAAKEAAKKKEIEELQLSLKELFIQTEQQAAHIRELRRKLGELDTKIGDKQPSRHTTDASTPPSKPPPTNETHMIKPQTFPIISEVENSDINLNLSVESKLPEKTNAGSSFLLNIVNDVENEFWRYPPSEYQPGILTWSLNHLYQNVYGVKINPCI; this is encoded by the exons ATGGTTGTGGGGGCTTTTCCTGTAGCTAAGTTAGGTGCTTTATTAGTAAAACAAATAAGCAAGCCTATTGCCAATGCTATCAAGGAGAAGGCTaaaacatcccccttattccgAAAATATGTGTGCTTACCACCAGCTCAAT TTTATAATTGGTGTGAATTGAAGGCCAAAATGTGGGTACTGAATTTGGGAAAACCAGTGAGTTTACCAGTTTATAATGAAGAAATGGCTATTGAATTGGGAGCCAATTTATTGGGGGAAGGAATTATTTTCTTAATAGCAGCAGGTCTTCTAGTAGCAGAATATAATAG GTCTGCAAGAAAAGAAGCAGCTAAAGAGGCggcaaaaaagaaagaaattgaAGAACTACAACTTTCTCTCAAAGAACTTTTCATTCAAACAGAACAACAAGCTGCACATATAAGAGAGTTGAGGCGTAAACTTGGGGAATTAG ATACCAAAATTGGAGATAAACAACCATCCAGGCATACTACTGATGCCAGCACCCCACCATCAAAACCACCACCAACTAATGAGACTCATATGATAAAACCACAAACTTTTCCTATAATatcagaagttgaaaattcagaTATAAATCTGAATTTATCAGTGGAAAGTAAACTACCTGAGAAAACGAATGCAGGTTCAAGCTTTCTGTTAAATATAGTTAATGATGtagaaaatgaattttggaGATATCCACCTTCTGAATACCAACCAGGAATTTTAACTTGGTCTTTGAATCACTTATATCAAAATGTTTATGGGGTAAAAATAAATCCTTGTATATGA
- the LOC123308189 gene encoding uncharacterized protein LOC123308189 isoform X1 has translation MIMYNYAFILLIGCACSKNTDVSKKYGIQYFGQCKDMETPFFITEAKINTYSKKNRTVVLQIDLKKRIVPDTTKLNIWRCANIENPDTCEHYMKDFVVRDICEKINSGSEDQIWVNAFKHVTPEIKCPVEPAHYISQFQLEISESLLLRIVPFPSGFWKLRGSTYEEDEMVACADLTFKVNKKY, from the exons ATGATCATGTACAACTATGCGTTTATATTATTAATTGGATGTGCTTGTTCCAAAAATACAGAT GTCTCTAAAAAATACGGAATACAATATTTCGGCCAATGTAAGGACATGGAAACCCCGTTCTTCATAACAGAGGCTAAAATCAACACctattcaaaaaagaatcgaACTGTTGTGCTCCAGATCGATCTAAAAAAGAGGATAGTTCCCGAT ACCACCAAACTGAACATCTGGAGATGTGCTAACATCGAAAACCCAGATACCTGTGAGCATTATATGAAGGACTTCGTTGTGAGAGACATATGTGAAAAAATCAATTCTGGAAGTGAGGATCAGATTTGGGTTAATGCTTTCAAGCATGTCACACCTGAAATCAAATGTCCCGTGGAACCA GCTCATTATATCAGCCAATTCCAGTTGGAAATAAGTGAGTCCCTTCTACTTCGAATAGTACCTTTTCCATCTGGCTTTTGGAAGCTGAGAGGATCCACTTACGAAGAAGATGAGATGGTTGCTTGTGCTGACCTGACTTTCAAAGTTAACAAGAAGTATTAA
- the LOC123308180 gene encoding uncharacterized protein LOC123308180, translating to MHFFHILFVVATLFLEEIFGHGMLLEPPNRSALWKFYPVDNHRVVPNYDLTGIFCGGYSMQWDRFKGKCGVCGDPYNAPHPQPNENTGKHGKYGPVRSYGSGSVINVKVQLTANHRGKFRYSLCVLDDPSKPESGEHCFKPLKLADGREEYKIGAGERIIHNSLKLPDGLRCNRCVLRWEYIAGNNWGTCPDGRGKLGCGPQETFRNCADIKIQ from the exons ATGCATTTCTTTCACATTTTGTTCGTAGTTGCTACTTTATTTCTAGAGGAGATCTTCGGGCACGGTATGTTGCTGGAACCACCAAATAGAAGTGCTTTGTGGAAGTTCTATCCAGTGGATAATCATAGAGTCGTTCCAAATTACGACTTAACAGGAATCTTCTGTGGTGGATATTCG ATGCAATGGGACCGATTCAAAGGCAAGTGCGGAGTTTGTGGCGACCCCTATAATGCTCCTCATCCTCAGCCGAACGAGAATACAGGTAAACACGGAAAGTACGGTCCTGTAAGATCCTACGGATCAGGTAGTGTGATCAATGTTAAAGTCCAGCTAACTGCCAACCACAGAGGAAAATTCCGCTACAG TCTCTGCGTACTAGATGACCCATCCAAACCAGAGAGTGGAGAACATTGTTTCAAGCCCTTAAAACTGGCTGATGGAAGGGAAGAATATAAGATTGGAGCAGGAGAACGCATAATCCACAATTCTCTGAAACTTCCTGACGGACTGAGATGTAACAGATGTGTTTTGAGATGGGAATACATAGCAG GTAACAACTGGGGAACCTGTCCTGATGGTAGAGGAAAACTTGGCTGCGGACCTCAAGAGACTTTTAGGAACTGTGCCGatataaaaattcaataa
- the LOC123307378 gene encoding uncharacterized protein LOC123307378, whose translation MSPKLILLFIGLCCCLKETLGHGMMLEPPNRSSLWRFYPNVPANYDDDGNFCGGMTVQWDTFGGKCGVCGDVYNQPHPQENENTGKYGKFGVVRTYKAGSTIDVGVLLTTSHRGNFKYSLCVLEDPTKPESGEDCFQPLTLSDGSSQYNIPGEENDSFNVTNAVVLPPNLTCDRCVLRWHYTAGNNWGKCDDGTYADGCGPQETFRSCSDIRIEA comes from the exons ATGTCGCCAAAATTGATACTACTCTTCATCGGCTTGTGCTGCTGCCTCAAAGAAACATTGGGCCATGGCATGATGTTAGAACCCCCAAATCGTAGCTCCTTGTGGAGGTTCTATCCCAATGTGCCTGCGAATTACGACGACGATGGAAATTTTTGCGGGGGAATGACG GTTCAATGGGATACCTTCGGAGGCAAATGTGGCGTATGCGGAGACGTGTACAACCAACCTCACCCCCAAGAGAATGAGAATACTGGAAAATATGGCAAATTTGGCGTGGTGAGGACCTACAAGGCTGGTAGTACCATAGATGTTGGTGTGCTTCTGACCACAAGCCATCGAGGAAACTTCAAATATAG CCTATGCGTTCTTGAAGATCCAACAAAACCAGAAAGTGGAGAAGACTGCTTCCAACCTCTGACCTTGAGTGATGGTAGCTCCCAGTATAATATCCCCGGCGAAGAAAATGACTCCTTCAATGTGACCAACGCTGTTGTACTTCCCCCCAATTTAACTTGTGACAGATGCGTGTTAAGGTGGCACTACACTGCTG GCAACAACTGGGGTAAATGTGATGATGGAACTTATGCCGACGGATGTGGCCCTCAAGAAACCTTCCGATCTTGTTCAGATATCAGAATTGAAGCTTAG
- the LOC123307377 gene encoding pinin, with the protein MTDILKSFSTLQSELDVARSTLKGVDENIKRLIGRDPSDVVPRPQNKRSNPQNEERGRPRIMGNQNEERRFKNSRLRSIVQENEEPPFKKRNTNVSVFKRLSDRPVQENNQMNHTKGMISKVIVTPKEFPSRQERMEAQSKDAGSVARNRRMFGALLGTLQKFQQEETKLKTREEKRAQLEKKIEEHEIKEKEEIKKERQELFFNRKKKQAEIKMIELKMLRMKEYAAWEDSQKHRMNFIYTKTKPRIHFLPRKLNDAHKAALENSKAEIQSIMDKKREQVQEELQNIEERGKRMFESRKFQQFNKEQETEEHSNENDMDDDALDHLDDIQKEEENGLKQLKEESTEDTKFSDKDSEEKENHEKTENNEDFTNDLNGSNEIAEANETHGTENTVFENIGGEESEQMDCDSNLISDCEGNDIKEEVQMNETDCNKEQTDIQHTEQVLEE; encoded by the exons ATGACAGACATTTTGAAATCCTTCAGTACACTACAATCTGAATTGGATGTGGCTAGAAGTACTTTGAAAGGTGTAGATGAAAATATCAAACGCCTCATTGGTAGGGATCCATCAGATGTGGTTCCCAGGCCCCAGAATAAAAGGAGTAACCCACAGAATGAAGAACGTGGAAGACCCAGAATAATGGGCAATCAGAATGAGGAGCGAAGATTCAAAAATTCCAGGTTACGTAGTATAGTCCAAGAAAATGAAGAACCTCCATTTAAAAAGAGAAATACCAATGTATCTGTATTCAAAAGGTTATCTGATCGACCAGTGCAAGAGAATAATCAAATGAATCACACTAAGGGAATGATAAGTAAAGTAATTGTTACACCTAAGGAATTTCCCAGTAGACAGGAACGAATGGAGGCCCAAAGTAAAGATGCAGGATCAGTAGCTAGGAATAGACGAATGTTTGGAGCTTTGCTGGGTACTCTACAGAAATTCCAGCAAGAGGAAACAAAACTAAAAACAAGG GAGGAGAAAAGGGCACAACTGGAAAAAAAGATTGAAGAACATGAAATTAAGGAAAAGGAGGAAATCAAAAAAGAAAGacaagaattatttttcaatagaaaaaaGAAACAAGCAGAAATAAAAATGATAGAATTGAAGATGTTGAGAATGAAAGAATATGCTGCTTGGGAAGATTCCCAAAAGCACAGGATGAATTTTATCtatacaaaaactaaacctaGAATTCATTTTCTTCCTAGAAAACTTAATGACGCTCATAAAGCAGCTCTTGAGAATTCGAAAGCAGAAATTCAAA gtaTTATGGATAAAAAACGTGAGCAGGTACAAGAGGAATTGCAAAATATCGAAGAAAGAGGCAAAAGAATGTTTGAATCAAGGAAATTTCAACAGTTCAACAAAGAACAGGAAACTGAagaacattcaaatgaaaatgataTGGACGATGATGCTTTGGATCACTTGGATGATATCCAAAAGGAGGAGGAGAATGGTTTGAAACAGCTAAAAGAAGAATCTACCGAAGATACTAAATTCAGTGATAAAGACAGCGAAGAGAAAGAAAATCAcgagaaaactgaaaacaacGAAGACTTTACCAATGACCTGAATGGTTCAAATGAGATAGCTGAAGCAAATGAGACTCATGGCACAGAAAATACAGTTTTTGAAAATATAGGTGGTGAAGAAAGTGAACAAATGGACTGTGACTCTAACTTGATTAGTGATTGTGAAGGTAATGACATTAAGGAGGAGGTGCAAATGAATGAAACAGATTGTAATAAAGAACAAACAGACATTCAACATACAGAACAGGTGTTAGAAGAGTGA
- the LOC123307718 gene encoding centrosomal protein CCDC61-like, protein MVDPNLVTTCNFHGQEFLFKMNVLGNNLEILITDKNSGEEWQCSYDATYIENLTHKTGNFKQFDIFVTMIKSGLLRTSECVSLDLLTFEDLELLRSRKITKVCGQNNNNRRYLIVTYCVEFDRIRYPIPLEYCGPPDPVVLQATIKRLEAELERVKDGAFEKRTNIDTRKFYAMQRRIEELTDENLQLKEDINLLRKEIDKRPRHRVLCLEKAMEKLETSVANERNSHHILVEKLRKDKMDLVKELEKMKISEKILKQKLKSFRSPSRYCCGDGASPTRKKSDSSVNTVYRRKKQTGCQEPKISVEQNVKPKKSKSDSFWNTPANRKQTRCSRRDAFVKDANRSRSSSNSSVKYQSRGKYDNVQSLYVNERLQTPLVLMEKYNSRSSSAVSRCSSKDSVKKMRFPKYSDPDFKKLEDKIESLQKMLKRNFIK, encoded by the exons ATGGTGGACCCAAACTTAGTAACAACATGTAATTTTCACGGGCAggaatttcttttcaaaatgaaCGTTTTAGGAAACAATTTAGAAATACTTATAACTGACAAAAATTCTGGAGAGGAATGGCAATGCAGCTACGACGCAACAT ATATAGAAAATTTAACTCACAAAACAGGAAACTTCAAACAATTCGATATTTTCGTGACAATGATAAAATCCGGACTACTCAGG ACGAGCGAATGCGTATCTTTAGATTTATTGACATTTGAAGACTTGGAATTGCTCAGATCGAGGAAGATAACTAAAGTTTGCGGACAGAATAATAACAATAGAAGATATTTGATTGTAACGTACTGCGTTGAATTCGATAG gATTCGCTATCCAATTCCGCTGGAGTACTGTGGACCCCCAGATCCCGTAGTTTTACAAGCAACCATCAAACGATTAGAAGCTGAATTAGAAAGAGTTAAAGACGGAGCTTTCGAAAAGAGAACTAATATCGATACGAGAAAATTTTATGCGATGCAAAGAAG AATTGAAGAATTGACCgatgaaaatctacaacttAAGGAAGATATTAATCTTCTGAGGAAAGAAATTGATAAAAGACCAAGACATCGGGTGCTTTGTTTGGAGAAAGCCATGGAAAAGCTCGAAACCAGCGTGGCAAATGAACGAAACTCTCATCATATTTTAGTTGAAAAGTTACGGAAAGATAAGATGGATTTAGTGAAGGAATTGGAGAAAATGAAGATATCCGAAAAAatcttgaaacaaaaattgaaatcctTCCGAAGTCCCTCAAG ATATTGCTGTGGTGATGGTGCATCTCCAACAAGAAAAAAGTCTGATAGCAGTGTTAACACGGTGTATAGACGAAAAAAGCAAACAGGGTGCCAGGAACCTAAAATTTCCGTTGAGCAAAATGTTAAGCCGAAAAAATCGAAATCCGATTCGTTTTGGAACACACCAGCAAACAGAAAGCAGACTAG GTGTTCAAGAAGAGACGCATTCGTGAAAGATGCCAATAGGAGTAGGAGTAGCTCGAACTCCAGTGTCAAATATCAAAGTAGGGGCAAATATGATAACGTTCAATCTTTATATGTTAACGAGAGATTACAGACTCCTCTTGTTTTAATGGAAAAGTACAACTCGAGGAGCAGCTCTGCCGTATCAAGATGTAGTTCGAAAGACAGCGttaaaaaaatgagatttccaaaatatagtGATCCCGACTTCAAGAAATTGGAGGATAAAATAGAATCCTTGCAAAAAATGTTAAAAAGAAATTTCATCAAATGA